A section of the Candidatus Hydrogenedentota bacterium genome encodes:
- a CDS encoding radical SAM protein, which translates to MRCPFCISDPGLQSMTPELLSDALDLVARRGFTEVVLGGGEPCEWPWDWRNAAREAKSRGFLVQLGTNGRLLGRNFACFDAVDRYVLPLDGASGESHNRMRAGGAPDDSGNGGHHALIWRRLEQLRRAGREVTVSTVLTADNVEEVPGIGGQLGDYAAAGGRLHAWHLYRFLPMGRGGGKNAQRLALAHGAYEAAVAMARRTAPGLRIYKRPDMRHSATVDFFWRQDGKIIAGSEAWADEVPQPLADEA; encoded by the coding sequence ATGCGCTGCCCCTTCTGCATCAGCGACCCCGGCCTCCAAAGCATGACTCCGGAACTGCTTTCCGACGCCCTGGACCTGGTGGCGCGGCGCGGATTCACGGAGGTGGTCCTTGGCGGCGGCGAGCCCTGTGAATGGCCCTGGGACTGGCGGAATGCGGCGCGTGAGGCGAAGTCGCGCGGGTTTCTGGTGCAGTTGGGCACCAATGGACGGCTGCTGGGGCGCAATTTCGCGTGTTTTGACGCGGTGGACCGTTACGTCCTGCCTTTGGACGGGGCCTCCGGAGAGTCGCACAACCGCATGCGGGCCGGCGGCGCACCGGACGACAGCGGGAACGGCGGACATCATGCCCTGATTTGGCGGCGGCTGGAGCAGTTGCGCCGCGCGGGCCGCGAGGTCACGGTCTCGACCGTGCTTACGGCGGACAATGTGGAGGAGGTGCCGGGCATCGGCGGACAACTCGGGGATTATGCGGCGGCCGGAGGGCGCCTGCACGCATGGCACCTCTACCGTTTTCTGCCGATGGGCCGCGGCGGCGGGAAGAACGCCCAAAGGCTGGCCCTGGCGCATGGCGCCTATGAGGCGGCGGTCGCCATGGCGCGGCGGACCGCCCCGGGACTGCGCATTTACAAGCGCCCGGACATGCGCCACTCCGCCACGGTGGACTTCTTTTGGCGTCAGGACGGGAAAATTATTGCCGGAAGCGAGGCGTGGGCGGACGAAGTTCCGCAGCCCCTCGCGGATGAGGCCTGA
- a CDS encoding NADPH:quinone oxidoreductase family protein yields MKQVVVTQYGGPEVLELREAPLPEPGPGQVRVRVRAAGMNYADIMQREGLYPNGPKPPYAAGFEVSGVVDATGANVAGWKTGDAVLAFCAGGYAEYALAEAAHLLPKPESLSFEQAAAIPCQYLTAYHALLTLGRLEAGQTVLLHAAAGGLGTLMVQIARNIGAVVIGTCSSEEKCALLRGLGCPHPVNYAVEDFAAVVREATGGKGCDLIVETVGGDILGRSLRCLKSRGMLITLGVAGKTPAMVNTVELLANNWTVAGFHLMGYTGDFAAMGRALADLNRWLAEGRLTVVARHTFPLGQAAEAQRQISARATVGKVVLTM; encoded by the coding sequence ATGAAGCAGGTGGTGGTCACACAGTATGGTGGTCCGGAGGTGCTTGAACTGCGCGAGGCGCCCCTCCCCGAACCGGGTCCGGGGCAGGTGCGGGTGCGCGTCCGGGCCGCGGGGATGAACTACGCGGACATCATGCAGCGCGAGGGCCTCTACCCAAACGGCCCGAAACCGCCCTATGCGGCGGGTTTCGAGGTTTCCGGCGTGGTGGACGCCACGGGGGCCAATGTGGCCGGATGGAAGACAGGTGACGCGGTGCTGGCCTTTTGCGCGGGCGGCTATGCGGAATACGCCCTGGCGGAGGCGGCCCATCTCCTGCCGAAGCCGGAAAGCCTTTCCTTTGAACAGGCCGCCGCGATTCCCTGCCAATATCTCACGGCCTACCACGCCCTGCTCACCCTGGGCCGTCTGGAGGCGGGGCAGACCGTCCTGCTGCACGCCGCGGCCGGCGGGCTTGGCACGCTCATGGTGCAGATCGCCCGCAACATCGGCGCGGTGGTCATTGGCACGTGCAGCTCGGAGGAGAAGTGCGCGCTGCTGCGCGGGCTGGGCTGCCCGCATCCGGTCAACTACGCCGTGGAGGATTTCGCCGCGGTGGTCCGGGAAGCCACGGGCGGAAAGGGCTGTGATCTCATTGTGGAGACCGTGGGCGGCGACATCCTGGGCCGCAGCCTGCGCTGCCTGAAATCCCGCGGCATGCTCATCACCCTGGGTGTGGCGGGAAAAACTCCGGCCATGGTGAACACGGTGGAGCTGCTCGCCAACAACTGGACCGTGGCCGGGTTTCACCTCATGGGCTACACGGGCGACTTTGCGGCCATGGGCCGCGCCCTTGCCGACTTGAACCGCTGGCTGGCGGAGGGGCGCCTCACTGTTGTGGCGCGCCACACTTTTCCACTGGGGCAGGCCGCGGAGGCGCAGCGGCAAATCAGCGCCCGCGCCACCGTCGGAAAAGTCGTGCTCACCATGTGA
- a CDS encoding 4-vinyl reductase has translation MFSEEREELQFNWTMLGDIAEGRPNLGQKTDVAVYRLMQFTLRDVMIKEFDVETADRIFYHAGKNAGVQFYENLITRRGAFNEFVADLQELLKELGVGILRIEKADMENLTFTLTVAEDLDCSGLPVCDEEICTYDEGFIAGILGAHVGREFHVREVDCWCSGDRVCRFEVRPAA, from the coding sequence ATGTTCAGCGAGGAACGGGAGGAGTTGCAGTTCAACTGGACCATGCTCGGCGACATTGCGGAGGGCCGTCCCAATCTGGGCCAGAAAACCGACGTGGCCGTTTACCGGCTGATGCAGTTCACCCTGCGGGACGTGATGATTAAGGAGTTTGACGTGGAGACGGCGGACCGCATTTTCTACCATGCGGGCAAAAATGCGGGCGTCCAGTTCTATGAGAACCTCATCACGCGGCGCGGGGCGTTCAACGAGTTTGTCGCCGACCTGCAGGAACTGCTCAAGGAACTCGGGGTGGGCATCCTCCGCATCGAGAAGGCGGACATGGAAAACCTGACGTTCACCCTCACGGTGGCGGAGGACCTGGACTGCTCGGGGCTGCCCGTGTGCGACGAGGAAATCTGCACCTATGACGAGGGCTTCATCGCGGGAATCCTGGGCGCCCATGTCGGCAGGGAATTCCATGTGAGGGAGGTGGACTGCTGGTGCTCTGGGGACCGGGTCTGCCGGTTCGAGGTCCGGCCCGCCGCCTGA
- a CDS encoding TIM barrel protein: MNRRGFLAGCAAAGVGAALMGKLPKAAAAPSGPFADVPLRMSVPIDFFSGTVEEKLEQVAKWGFPAYEWLGPEGDFDAIRAKSDALGLTLSCIVGAGAIAPGQMVNPKDHDRVVAQFEERVKLAKRLGCRNLVGLTGNERRNVSREEQTEHVITCLKRLAPIAEKNDVVIVMETLNPLVDHKGFFLYRTDHAVEIMKAVGSPNVKILFDIYHQQISEGNVIRNLTENIEYIGHFHVADNPGRKEPGTGELNYTNIFKAIAKTGYKGFVALECGSSTGNNEDILKATLPCLNWT, encoded by the coding sequence ATGAACCGGAGAGGATTTTTGGCGGGTTGCGCGGCGGCGGGTGTCGGCGCCGCGCTGATGGGGAAGCTGCCCAAAGCGGCGGCCGCGCCGTCGGGGCCTTTTGCGGACGTTCCGCTGCGCATGTCCGTGCCCATTGACTTTTTCAGCGGCACGGTCGAGGAGAAACTGGAGCAGGTGGCGAAGTGGGGCTTTCCGGCCTACGAATGGCTCGGCCCGGAGGGCGACTTCGACGCCATCCGCGCCAAGTCGGACGCGCTCGGCCTGACCCTGAGCTGCATTGTGGGCGCGGGCGCCATTGCCCCGGGCCAGATGGTCAACCCGAAAGACCATGACCGCGTGGTGGCCCAGTTCGAGGAGCGCGTGAAGCTGGCGAAGCGGCTCGGCTGCAGGAACCTTGTCGGACTGACCGGCAACGAGCGCAGGAACGTGTCGCGCGAGGAGCAGACCGAACACGTCATCACCTGCCTCAAGCGCCTCGCGCCGATTGCGGAAAAGAACGATGTGGTCATCGTGATGGAGACCCTGAACCCGCTGGTGGACCACAAGGGCTTTTTCCTCTACCGGACAGACCACGCGGTGGAGATCATGAAGGCCGTGGGCAGCCCGAACGTGAAAATCCTCTTCGACATCTACCACCAGCAGATCAGCGAGGGGAACGTCATCCGCAATCTCACCGAGAACATCGAGTACATCGGCCATTTCCATGTGGCGGACAACCCCGGCCGCAAGGAGCCGGGCACCGGCGAGTTGAACTACACGAACATCTTCAAGGCGATTGCCAAAACCGGCTACAAGGGCTTCGTCGCGCTGGAGTGCGGCTCCTCCACTGGGAACAACGAGGACATCCTCAAGGCGACCCTGCCCTGCCTGAATTGGACTTGA
- a CDS encoding DUF1080 domain-containing protein has protein sequence MRSFFLLVLAASLCGAAFAADWENITPGADLAGWTALGGEWSVTDGVVTGKAARNENSWLLLNGRDFADLEIELEFRTPVPTNGGVQFRSHWLPRVPLKEGEAVDAAPKQMYGYQANVETRQRNASGRLVDENGRGPLAEPSDESVKTLKQREWNKMRVVARGDTVEVYLHDILALKVGDEAYIKGQIALQAFAHDQQEESAAVEYRNIRVKDYGRDGDWRALFDGATFDGWKQWGTEEWAIENGVIIGRSGPKKSEGYLATEETFKDFRVRGAFKMLGEGNFGLFYHSTIALREKDGYPVISGLQGEVAPDYPSPTGWVYESYKRGWLVQPDFNTVGAMALRRDEWNEIEIRTVGNKVTTWVNGVRTLDLTDADQLLTEGSFALQLHAGGVDGIQWKDLYVLK, from the coding sequence ATGCGTTCGTTTTTCTTGCTTGTCCTGGCTGCGTCGCTTTGCGGTGCGGCCTTTGCCGCAGACTGGGAGAACATCACTCCGGGCGCCGATTTGGCGGGATGGACGGCCCTGGGCGGGGAATGGTCCGTGACGGACGGCGTGGTCACGGGGAAGGCGGCGCGGAATGAGAACTCCTGGCTCCTGCTCAATGGCCGGGACTTTGCTGACCTGGAGATCGAGCTGGAGTTCCGCACACCCGTCCCGACCAACGGCGGGGTGCAGTTCCGCTCGCATTGGCTGCCCAGGGTCCCCCTGAAGGAGGGGGAGGCCGTGGACGCCGCGCCGAAACAGATGTACGGCTACCAGGCGAACGTGGAGACACGCCAGCGCAACGCCAGCGGGCGGCTGGTGGACGAGAACGGGCGCGGGCCCCTGGCCGAGCCGTCCGACGAGTCTGTCAAGACCCTGAAACAACGGGAATGGAACAAGATGCGCGTGGTCGCGCGGGGCGACACGGTCGAGGTCTACCTGCATGACATCCTCGCGCTGAAGGTCGGTGATGAGGCGTACATCAAGGGGCAGATTGCGCTCCAGGCCTTCGCCCATGACCAGCAGGAGGAGTCCGCCGCCGTCGAGTACCGCAACATCCGCGTGAAGGATTATGGGCGGGACGGCGACTGGCGGGCCCTCTTTGACGGCGCCACCTTTGACGGGTGGAAGCAGTGGGGCACCGAGGAGTGGGCCATTGAGAACGGCGTCATCATAGGGCGCAGCGGCCCGAAAAAGAGCGAGGGCTACCTGGCCACCGAGGAGACCTTCAAGGACTTCCGCGTGCGCGGCGCCTTCAAGATGCTCGGCGAGGGCAATTTCGGCCTTTTCTACCACTCGACCATCGCCCTGCGCGAAAAGGACGGCTATCCCGTGATTTCGGGCCTCCAGGGCGAGGTGGCGCCCGACTATCCCTCGCCCACCGGCTGGGTCTATGAGAGTTACAAGCGCGGCTGGCTGGTGCAGCCCGACTTCAATACGGTGGGCGCCATGGCGCTCCGCCGTGACGAATGGAATGAAATAGAAATCCGGACCGTCGGCAACAAGGTCACCACCTGGGTCAACGGAGTGCGCACCCTTGACCTCACCGACGCGGACCAGTTGTTGACCGAGGGCAGTTTCGCGCTGCAGCTCCATGCGGGCGGCGTGGACGGCATCCAGTGGAAAGACCTTTACGTGTTGAAATAG
- the glmS gene encoding glutamine--fructose-6-phosphate transaminase (isomerizing), with protein sequence MCGIVGYIGDKSPVEVIMTGLHRLEYRGYDSSGVAVVGENGLDCVKSVGKLKIMDKKLEEHPLQGQLGIGHTRWATHGVPSEANSHPHFNGAKTIAVVHNGIIENYYELREQLQAAGVVFRSQTDTEVIAHLVDKYYQGDLFAAVKRALKDCEGAYAIGVICKDNPDLLVAARHGSPLIVGLGENEGYIGSDVPAIMKYTRNVMYIENGHVCAITRQGVKVEDVDGNPIDVEVKTVEWDDAAAEKEGYPHFMLKEIHQQPAVLRNTLAGRVDDHSDAVRLTDMNISAEELKACDKIFIVACGTAWHAGMVGKFLIEKFAKVSVELDLASEFRYRDPIIPPNSIMIPVSQSGETADTLEAIRIAKSRGAKVAAIVNAVGSSVARESHGVVYQQAGPEIGVASTKAYTSQCMCFALFTIWLSEVRGTLDKAQAAEMIRHLREVPGKVEEVLKNQDKVKELAARPEYRDAVGAFFLGRNYNFPSALEGALKLKEISYIHAEGYAAGEMKHGPIALVTNTFPVVCVAVKGETYDKMVSNIQEIRARAGLIISVATEGDESIKAHSNDVIYVPECYEPFSPILVAVPLQLLAYHIAANLGCDVDQPRNLAKSVTVE encoded by the coding sequence ATGTGCGGAATTGTGGGATACATCGGGGACAAGAGCCCGGTTGAGGTGATCATGACCGGACTGCACCGGCTGGAATACCGGGGCTACGACTCCTCCGGCGTCGCCGTTGTCGGCGAAAACGGCCTGGACTGCGTGAAGAGCGTCGGCAAACTGAAGATCATGGACAAGAAGCTCGAGGAGCACCCGCTCCAGGGGCAGCTCGGCATCGGCCACACCCGCTGGGCCACCCACGGCGTGCCCAGCGAGGCCAACTCGCACCCGCACTTCAACGGCGCCAAGACCATCGCCGTGGTCCACAACGGGATCATCGAGAACTATTACGAGCTGCGCGAGCAACTGCAGGCGGCGGGCGTCGTTTTCCGCAGCCAGACCGACACGGAAGTCATCGCCCACCTCGTGGACAAGTACTACCAGGGCGACCTTTTCGCGGCGGTGAAGCGCGCGCTGAAGGACTGCGAGGGCGCCTACGCCATCGGCGTCATCTGCAAGGACAACCCGGACCTGCTGGTGGCCGCGCGCCACGGCAGCCCGCTGATCGTCGGCCTGGGCGAGAACGAGGGCTACATCGGCTCCGACGTGCCCGCCATCATGAAGTACACCCGCAACGTCATGTACATCGAGAACGGCCACGTCTGCGCGATTACCCGCCAGGGCGTGAAGGTCGAGGACGTGGACGGCAACCCGATTGACGTCGAGGTGAAGACCGTCGAGTGGGACGACGCCGCGGCCGAGAAGGAGGGCTACCCCCACTTCATGCTCAAGGAAATCCACCAGCAGCCCGCCGTGCTCCGCAACACCCTCGCGGGCCGCGTGGACGACCACTCCGACGCCGTGCGCCTCACGGACATGAACATCTCCGCCGAAGAGCTCAAGGCCTGCGACAAGATTTTCATCGTGGCCTGCGGCACCGCGTGGCACGCGGGCATGGTCGGCAAGTTCCTCATCGAGAAGTTCGCCAAGGTCTCCGTCGAGCTTGACCTCGCCTCCGAGTTCCGCTACCGCGACCCGATCATCCCGCCGAACAGCATCATGATCCCCGTCTCCCAGTCCGGCGAGACGGCGGACACCCTCGAGGCCATCCGCATCGCCAAGAGCCGCGGCGCCAAGGTCGCCGCCATCGTGAACGCGGTGGGCTCCTCCGTGGCCCGCGAGTCCCACGGCGTGGTCTACCAGCAGGCCGGCCCGGAAATCGGCGTCGCCTCCACCAAGGCCTACACCTCCCAGTGCATGTGCTTCGCCCTGTTCACCATCTGGCTGAGCGAGGTGCGCGGCACCCTGGACAAGGCCCAGGCCGCCGAGATGATCCGGCACCTGCGCGAGGTTCCCGGCAAGGTCGAGGAGGTTCTGAAGAACCAGGACAAGGTCAAGGAGCTGGCCGCCCGCCCCGAGTACCGCGACGCCGTCGGCGCCTTCTTCCTCGGCCGCAACTACAACTTCCCCTCCGCCCTTGAGGGCGCGCTGAAGCTGAAGGAAATCTCCTACATCCACGCCGAGGGCTACGCCGCCGGCGAGATGAAGCACGGCCCCATCGCCCTGGTCACCAACACCTTCCCCGTGGTCTGCGTGGCGGTGAAGGGCGAGACCTACGACAAGATGGTCTCCAACATCCAGGAGATTCGGGCGCGCGCCGGCCTCATCATCAGCGTGGCCACCGAGGGCGACGAGAGCATCAAGGCCCACAGCAACGACGTCATCTACGTCCCCGAGTGCTACGAGCCCTTCAGCCCCATCCTTGTGGCCGTGCCGCTCCAGTTGCTCGCCTACCACATCGCCGCCAACCTCGGCTGCGACGTGGACCAGCCCCGCAACCTGGCCAAGAGCGTGACCGTCGAGTGA
- a CDS encoding fructose-bisphosphate aldolase class II → MPLVPMRQILDEAAKGGYGVGAFNVNNMEQIQAIMEAANDTHSPVIIQASRGALKYSKLIYLKKLMEAAALEFPHIPVAMHLDHGNSLETCVQAMELGFTSVMIDGSLAEDGKTPNTYEANVAITKKVAEVAHLFGVTVEGELGVLGGIEDGHGAGLSDQQVQDHLTDPLQAEEFVALTGLDALAVAIGTSHGAYKSGRIDPATGEVLPPTLAMDRIHQIHERMPNCHMVMHGSSSVPKELVDVINAYGGKMPGTFGIPLEQIQDGIRHGVRKINVDTDSRLAITGAIRKVFAEKPEKFDPRDYLKPARDAAYEVYVARMKAFGQAGHATDYTPMSLGDARKLYK, encoded by the coding sequence ATGCCATTAGTTCCGATGCGTCAGATTCTGGACGAGGCCGCCAAGGGCGGTTACGGCGTTGGCGCGTTCAACGTCAACAACATGGAGCAGATTCAGGCGATCATGGAGGCCGCCAACGACACGCACAGCCCGGTGATCATCCAGGCGAGCCGCGGCGCCCTGAAATACAGCAAGCTCATCTACCTCAAAAAGCTCATGGAGGCCGCCGCCCTCGAATTCCCCCACATCCCCGTCGCGATGCATCTCGACCACGGCAACAGCCTCGAGACCTGCGTGCAGGCGATGGAGCTGGGCTTCACGTCCGTGATGATTGACGGCTCCCTTGCCGAGGACGGCAAGACCCCGAACACCTACGAGGCCAATGTGGCCATCACGAAGAAGGTGGCCGAAGTCGCCCACCTCTTCGGCGTCACCGTCGAGGGCGAGCTGGGCGTGCTGGGCGGCATCGAGGACGGCCACGGCGCCGGCCTCAGCGACCAGCAGGTGCAGGACCACCTCACCGACCCGCTTCAGGCGGAGGAGTTCGTCGCCCTGACCGGTCTCGACGCGCTCGCGGTGGCCATCGGCACCAGCCACGGGGCCTACAAGTCGGGCCGCATTGACCCCGCCACGGGCGAGGTGCTTCCCCCGACGCTCGCCATGGACCGCATCCACCAGATTCACGAGCGCATGCCCAACTGCCACATGGTGATGCACGGGTCGTCGTCGGTTCCCAAGGAGCTGGTGGACGTCATCAACGCCTACGGCGGCAAGATGCCCGGCACCTTCGGCATCCCCCTCGAGCAGATTCAGGACGGGATCAGGCACGGCGTCCGCAAGATCAACGTGGACACCGACAGCCGCCTGGCCATCACCGGCGCCATCCGCAAGGTCTTCGCCGAGAAGCCCGAGAAGTTCGACCCCCGCGACTACCTCAAGCCCGCCCGCGACGCGGCCTACGAGGTGTATGTGGCGCGCATGAAGGCCTTCGGCCAGGCCGGCCACGCCACCGACTACACCCCCATGTCCCTCGGGGACGCGCGCAAGCTGTACAAATAG
- a CDS encoding thiolase family protein gives MEKAYVISAVRTAVGKSKAGSAIAHVRPDDLGAAAIAEAFKRAGIPAERIGDCVMGCAFPEAEAGMNTGRIALLAAGLPDTIPGETVNRFCSSGLEAMNTAAMRLELGIYDAAIAGGLESMSVIPIGGNKTCPHPGLTKTNPRAYTGMGQCSDNVAKDFGITREECDRWAARSHERAIAAIEKGLFKEEIVPLEVKGPDGKTFIFDTDEGPRADTTLEGLAKLRPAFAASPKLGVTTAGNSSQTSCGGAATVMASESLVKELGLKPLARLRGYAVAAGDPGYLGPPQVPAIEEACRQAGITVADIGLIECNEAFAAQTLYVVKKLNLDEEIVNVNGGAIALGHPLGCTGAKLATQLIHEMRRRGVKWGLETMCIGGGMGAAGVFELCE, from the coding sequence ATGGAAAAGGCATATGTCATTTCAGCCGTGCGCACGGCGGTGGGCAAGTCGAAGGCGGGCAGCGCCATCGCGCATGTGCGCCCGGACGACCTGGGCGCCGCGGCCATCGCCGAGGCCTTCAAGCGCGCGGGCATCCCCGCGGAGCGCATCGGCGACTGCGTCATGGGCTGCGCCTTCCCCGAGGCCGAGGCCGGCATGAACACGGGGCGCATCGCCCTGCTGGCGGCGGGCCTGCCCGACACCATCCCCGGCGAGACCGTCAACCGCTTCTGCTCGTCCGGGCTGGAGGCCATGAACACGGCGGCCATGCGTCTCGAACTGGGCATCTATGACGCCGCCATCGCGGGCGGCCTCGAGTCCATGAGCGTCATCCCCATCGGCGGCAACAAGACCTGCCCCCACCCCGGCCTGACGAAGACCAACCCCCGCGCCTACACCGGCATGGGGCAGTGCTCGGACAATGTCGCCAAGGACTTCGGCATCACCCGCGAGGAATGCGACCGATGGGCGGCGCGCAGCCACGAGCGCGCCATCGCCGCCATCGAAAAGGGGCTTTTCAAGGAGGAGATCGTCCCGCTTGAGGTGAAAGGCCCCGACGGCAAGACCTTCATCTTTGACACCGACGAGGGCCCCCGCGCCGACACGACCCTGGAGGGTCTCGCGAAACTCCGGCCCGCCTTCGCGGCCTCGCCCAAACTGGGCGTGACCACCGCCGGCAACTCCAGCCAGACCAGTTGCGGCGGCGCCGCCACGGTCATGGCCTCCGAGTCGCTCGTGAAGGAGCTCGGCCTGAAGCCCCTGGCGCGGCTGCGCGGCTACGCCGTGGCCGCGGGCGACCCGGGCTACCTCGGCCCCCCCCAGGTGCCCGCCATCGAGGAGGCCTGCCGCCAGGCCGGCATCACCGTGGCCGACATCGGCCTGATCGAGTGCAACGAGGCCTTCGCGGCGCAGACCCTCTACGTGGTGAAGAAGCTCAACCTCGACGAGGAAATCGTGAACGTCAACGGCGGCGCAATCGCCCTGGGCCACCCCCTCGGCTGCACCGGCGCCAAACTCGCCACCCAGCTCATCCACGAGATGCGCCGGCGCGGCGTGAAATGGGGACTCGAAACGATGTGCATCGGCGGCGGCATGGGCGCCGCGGGCGTCTTCGAACTCTGCGAGTAA
- a CDS encoding 3-hydroxyacyl-CoA dehydrogenase/enoyl-CoA hydratase family protein: MREIKRVAVLGSGVMGAAIAAHLANCGIPSVMLDIVPPNLSEEDRKKRKLRNGLVEKGKAGLLKAKPSPLYVKSNLDMIDIGNFEDDMAMIADCDWIIEVVMERLDIKHKVFAEVAKHRKPGTIVSTNTSGIPIGAIAENMDEEMRAHFLGTHFFNPPRYLKLLELIPTPETRPEVLSAMAAFGENILGKGIVYAKDTPNFVANRIITFSMQYLMHEMTKAGLSVEEVDALTGTAIGHASSATFRTADLVGLDTLHKVVGNVFNGCPDDERHDIMQGPDWFTAMVEKGLYGDKSGSGFYKKTDEKDEKGKKIVLGFDPATGDYRAPVKPRFDCTGAARGAENVEDKMRIMCLGEDKGSKFLFTFFANQAQYAGNRIPEIADDIVNIDNACKWGFAWEKGIFETWDILGFDTVCGRMAAEGIALPAIAGALKAAGGSSFYKLENGKRMFFDLATKSYQPVPVNPRELTLVNIKTDSTRIVKKLDDASLVDLGDGIVCAEFHCKMNAIGPDIMTVLNAGVDLLEEGKFEGMVVGNQGPHFSAGANLMLVLGAAMQGQWDFIENMVRGLQGGGMRMKYCSKPVVGAPHHYTFGGGVEINMHTDKVVVAGETYAGLVEVGVGVIPAGGGTKEMLVRALENIPANVAADPFPFVRRAFENIGTAKVGTSGAEVIELGYFRQSDILLPNFDHQIQRAKDVCLGMIKAGYTPPKAPRLFALGESAKAAFRAAVWGMNQAGYASEHDMLISEHLANILCGGDRIQGAPMTEQDVLDLECEAFVSLCGTEKTQARIQNMLATGKPLRN, encoded by the coding sequence ATGAGGGAAATCAAGCGCGTAGCCGTGTTGGGTTCCGGCGTGATGGGCGCGGCCATAGCCGCCCACCTCGCCAACTGCGGCATTCCCAGTGTGATGCTGGACATCGTGCCGCCCAACCTGTCCGAGGAGGACAGGAAAAAGCGCAAACTGCGAAACGGCCTGGTGGAGAAGGGGAAGGCCGGCCTGCTCAAGGCCAAGCCCTCGCCCCTCTACGTCAAGTCCAACCTCGACATGATTGACATCGGCAATTTCGAGGACGACATGGCGATGATCGCCGACTGCGACTGGATCATCGAGGTGGTGATGGAGCGGCTGGACATCAAGCACAAGGTCTTCGCCGAAGTCGCCAAGCACCGCAAGCCGGGCACCATTGTCAGCACCAACACCAGCGGCATCCCCATCGGCGCCATCGCGGAGAACATGGACGAGGAGATGCGGGCGCACTTCCTTGGCACCCATTTCTTCAACCCGCCGCGCTACCTGAAACTGCTTGAGCTTATCCCCACCCCCGAGACCAGGCCGGAAGTGCTCTCCGCCATGGCCGCCTTCGGCGAGAACATCCTGGGCAAGGGCATCGTGTACGCCAAGGACACGCCGAACTTTGTGGCGAACCGCATCATCACCTTCTCCATGCAGTACCTGATGCACGAGATGACGAAGGCGGGGCTGAGTGTCGAGGAGGTGGACGCGCTGACGGGCACGGCCATCGGCCACGCGAGCTCGGCCACGTTCCGCACCGCCGACCTGGTGGGCCTGGACACCCTGCACAAGGTGGTGGGCAACGTGTTCAACGGCTGCCCGGACGACGAGCGCCACGACATCATGCAGGGGCCGGACTGGTTCACCGCGATGGTGGAGAAGGGCCTCTACGGCGACAAGTCGGGCTCCGGCTTCTACAAGAAAACCGACGAGAAGGACGAGAAGGGCAAGAAGATCGTCCTCGGCTTCGACCCCGCCACGGGCGACTACCGCGCGCCGGTCAAGCCGCGCTTTGACTGCACCGGCGCGGCGCGCGGCGCGGAAAACGTCGAGGACAAAATGAGGATCATGTGCCTCGGCGAGGACAAGGGGTCGAAGTTCCTCTTCACCTTCTTCGCGAACCAGGCGCAGTACGCGGGCAACCGCATCCCCGAAATCGCCGACGACATCGTGAACATTGACAACGCCTGCAAGTGGGGCTTCGCCTGGGAGAAGGGCATCTTCGAGACCTGGGACATCCTCGGCTTCGACACGGTCTGCGGGCGGATGGCGGCCGAGGGCATCGCCCTTCCGGCCATCGCCGGGGCGCTGAAGGCCGCGGGCGGCTCGTCGTTCTACAAGCTCGAGAACGGCAAACGGATGTTCTTCGACCTGGCCACCAAGTCCTACCAGCCCGTGCCGGTGAACCCGCGCGAGCTGACCCTGGTGAACATCAAGACGGACAGCACCCGCATCGTGAAGAAGCTGGACGACGCGAGCCTGGTGGACCTCGGCGACGGCATCGTCTGCGCCGAGTTCCACTGCAAGATGAACGCCATCGGCCCGGACATCATGACCGTGCTGAACGCGGGCGTGGACCTGCTCGAGGAGGGCAAGTTCGAGGGCATGGTCGTCGGGAACCAGGGCCCGCACTTCAGCGCGGGCGCCAACCTGATGCTCGTCCTCGGCGCGGCCATGCAGGGCCAGTGGGACTTCATCGAGAACATGGTCCGCGGCCTGCAGGGCGGCGGGATGCGCATGAAGTACTGCTCGAAGCCCGTGGTCGGCGCGCCGCACCACTACACCTTCGGCGGCGGCGTCGAGATCAACATGCACACCGACAAGGTGGTGGTTGCGGGCGAGACCTACGCGGGCCTGGTCGAGGTTGGCGTGGGCGTCATCCCCGCCGGCGGCGGCACCAAGGAGATGCTGGTGCGCGCCCTGGAGAACATCCCCGCCAACGTGGCGGCGGACCCGTTCCCCTTCGTGCGCCGCGCCTTCGAGAACATCGGCACGGCCAAGGTCGGCACCAGCGGCGCCGAGGTCATCGAGCTGGGCTACTTCCGCCAGAGCGACATCCTCCTGCCGAATTTCGACCACCAGATTCAGCGGGCCAAGGACGTGTGCCTCGGCATGATCAAGGCGGGCTACACCCCGCCGAAGGCGCCGCGCCTCTTCGCGCTGGGCGAGTCCGCCAAGGCCGCCTTCCGCGCGGCCGTGTGGGGCATGAACCAGGCCGGGTACGCCAGCGAGCACGACATGCTCATCTCGGAGCACCTGGCGAACATCCTCTGCGGCGGCGACCGCATCCAGGGCGCGCCCATGACCGAGCAGGACGTGTTGGACCTTGAATGCGAGGCCTTTGTCAGCCTCTGCGGCACCGAGAAAACCCAGGCGCGGATTCAGAACATGCTTGCCACCGGCAAGCCGCTGCGCAACTAG